The Deinococcus metallilatus genome segment GCGCCGGGAGAGGCGGCCTTCTTCACGTACGAGGAGGCCCCGCCCCGCGCGGGCGAATTCCGGCTGGAGACGCTCTACACCGGCCTGTCGGCGGGGACCGAACTCACCTTCTTCAAGGGGACGAATCCCTACCTGCACTCGCGCTGGGACCCCGAATTCGGCGTCTTCCGACCCGGTGAGAGGGGCGCGCACTACCCGGTGCGCTTTCTGGGGTACATGGAGGTGGGCCGGGTCGTCGAGAGCCGCTCGGACGCCGTGCAGGTGGGCGAGGTGCTGGGGATGAGCTACGGCCACAAGACCGGCCATACCGCCTCCGGGAACGATTTTTTCGTCCGGCTGGGCGACCTCGATCCCCTCGTGGGCATCTACGCCGCGCAGATGGGACCGATCTGCGTGAACGGCCTACTGCACGCGGCGGCCGAGTTCTGCGGCGAGAACGTCAAGGAACTGGGCGATGGGGTGCGCGGGCGGCGGGTGCTGGTGACCGGCGGCGGGGTGGTGGGCCTGCTGACCGGCCTCCTGGCCCGGATTCACGGCGCCGCCGAGGTCACGCTGGCCGACCGCACACCGCAGCGCCTGGAAGCGGCGCGCGCCCTGGGCCTGACTCCGCTGGACGAGCGGGTGACCGAGGCGGGCGAGTGGTGCAAGGCCCACTGGGTTCACGGACCAGGCGACCGGGGCGCCGATCTGGTCTTGCAGTGCCGGGGGCAGGCGGCCAGCCTCCAGACCGCGCTGCGGGCGCTGCGGCCCCAGGGCAGCGTGATCGACCTGGCTTTTTACCAGGGGGGCGCCCCGGAGGTGCGGCTGGGCGAGGAATTCCACCACAACGGCCTCACCATCCGCTGCGCCCAGATCGGCCGGGTGCCGCGCGGGCTGGCCGCCACCTGGGACCGGCACCGCCTCGCCCGCGAGACGCTCGACCTGCTGCGGGGGTGCG includes the following:
- a CDS encoding zinc-binding dehydrogenase; the encoded protein is MTEPRTIRSLGVAAPGEAAFFTYEEAPPRAGEFRLETLYTGLSAGTELTFFKGTNPYLHSRWDPEFGVFRPGERGAHYPVRFLGYMEVGRVVESRSDAVQVGEVLGMSYGHKTGHTASGNDFFVRLGDLDPLVGIYAAQMGPICVNGLLHAAAEFCGENVKELGDGVRGRRVLVTGGGVVGLLTGLLARIHGAAEVTLADRTPQRLEAARALGLTPLDERVTEAGEWCKAHWVHGPGDRGADLVLQCRGQAASLQTALRALRPQGSVIDLAFYQGGAPEVRLGEEFHHNGLTIRCAQIGRVPRGLAATWDRHRLARETLDLLRGCGDLIRETLITDIVPFGDVPAFLAELAARQRHAIQAVFRVGG